A DNA window from Brassica napus cultivar Da-Ae chromosome C1, Da-Ae, whole genome shotgun sequence contains the following coding sequences:
- the LOC106377529 gene encoding uncharacterized protein LOC106377529, producing the protein MNMTSRYDPKHMSRQTKPSDTPSSSPSRSHRRHPLLQRSLSSPSPNATCGGSTPAEFCGGTTASCAAIWCCCPCGIVNLVVLAVYKVPRGICRRAIRSRRRKQLVKNGILPPLPSDGKGERVQRVFQNSEFAIFPLDSNDVSEEEEEDDFFDHKYFGKAAAVAAELTTDEETDEEDEAVLALEKEMWNRFYGAGFWRSPSQRESVSSPRVSKSLSASPRPSFTEVFRNSAIRGGGGGATVTALTPRAVWQ; encoded by the coding sequence ATGAACATGACGTCACGTTATGATCCGAAACACATGTCGAGGCAGACGAAACCGTCAGACACTCCCTCGTCTTCTCCGTCCCGTAGTCACCGGAGACACCCTCTCCTCCAAAGAAGCCTCTCCTCCCCGTCTCCGAACGCCACTTGCGGCGGATCAACACCCGCCGAGTTCTGCGGCGGCACCACGGCGAGTTGCGCCGCCATATGGTGCTGCTGTCCTTGCGGAATAGTCAACCTCGTCGTCCTCGCGGTCTACAAAGTCCCGCGCGGAATCTGCCGCCGCGCTATCCGCAGTCGCCGCCGTAAACAGCTCGTCAAGAACGGTATCCTCCCGCCGCTTCCGTCCGACGGGAAAGGCGAGAGGGTGCAGAGAGTGTTCCAGAACTCGGAGTTCGCGATCTTCCCGTTGGATAGCAACGATGTctcggaggaggaggaggaggacgatTTCTTTGATCATAAATACTTCGGGAAGGCAGCGGCGGTTGCGGCTGAGCTGACGACGGACGAGGAGACCGATGAAGAGGACGAGGCGGTGTTGGCGTTGGAGAAAGAGATGTGGAACAGGTTTTACGGTGCTGGATTCTGGAGAAGTCCGTCGCAGAGAGAATCGGTATCTTCTCCGAGAGTTTCGAAGTCTCTTTCGGCGTCGCCGAGGCCGTCGTTTACCGAAGTGTTTCGGAACTCAGCGATTAGAGGCGGTGGAGGAGGAGCTACGGTGACGGCGTTGACACCGAGAGCCGTTTGGCAATGA
- the LOC106450405 gene encoding dihydroneopterin aldolase 1-like — MYSSLETTALATLSPRVLGRESSEKDMSMSGGDKLILKGLKFYGYHGAIPEEKTLGQMFLVDIDAWVSLKKAGESDNLDDTISYVDIFSIAKEIVEGPSRNLLETVAELIASKTLETFPRITAVRVKVSKPNVALIKTTIDYLGVEIFRQQKY; from the exons ATGTACAGCTCACTTGAAACGACGGCTCTGGCGACGTTGTCACCGCGAG ttcTTGGAAGAGAATCATCGGAGAAAGACATGTCAATGTCTGGAGGAGACAAACTGATACTCAAAGGGTTAAAGTTTTACGGTTACCATGGAGCGATTCCAGAAGAGAAGACTTTAGGGCAGATGTTTCTTGTTGACATTGATGCGTGGGTGAGTCTTAAAAAGGCTGGTGAATCAGACAACTTAGATGACACAATCAGCTACGTTGACATTTTCAG CATAGCTAAAGAAATTGTAGAAGGGCCATCAAGAAACCTTCTGGAGACAGTCGCAGAACTCATCGCGTCCAAAACGCTTGAAACGTTTCCTCGGATAACCGCTGTTCGGGTGAAGGTATCGAAGCCAAATGTTGCACTTATCAAGACTACTATTGATTACTTAGGGGTCGAGATTTTCCGACAGCAAAAGTATTGA
- the LOC106450400 gene encoding protein LURP-one-related 10, with protein sequence MAIVGPNFCAPYPVELGIVRKVMTITDGNFAVTDVNGNLLFKVKEPLFSLSDKRILLDASDTPILTLKENKVSLHDRWQVFRGKSTDQNDLVYTLKRSSMFQLIKPKLDVFLAHNKEMKECDFHVKGSWIDRSSVIYAGKSDVIVAQMHKKHTAQSILIGKSNFSVTVYPNVDYAFIVSLIVILDDINREDSED encoded by the exons atGGCGATCGTGGGCCCTAACTTTTGTGCACCGTATCCGGTAGAGTTGGGAATCGTACGAAAGGTGATGACGATAACAGATGGTAACTTCGCCGTCACCGACGTTAACGGCAATCTCCTTTTCAAAGTCAAGGAACCATTGTTTAGTCTTTCCGACAAAAGGATCTTACTCGACGCATCAGACACTCCCATTTTGACTTTGAAAGAAAAT AAGGTGAGCCTTCACGATAGGTGGCAAGTGTTTAGAGGAAAGAGCACAGACCAAAATGATTTGGTATACACATTGAAACGATCGTCGATGTTTCAGCTGATTAAGCCAAAGCTAGATGTTTTCTTGGCTCATAATAAGGAAATGAAGGAATGCGACTTCCATGTCAAAGGAAGTTGGATCGACCGGTCATCTGTCATCTATGCTGGAAAATCTGACGTCATTGTTGCTCAG ATGCACAAGAAACATACCGCGCAGAGCATATTGATAGGGAAGAGTAATTTCTCGGTTACGGTTTATCCGAACGTTGATTATGCGTTTATAGTCTCTCTCATTGTAATTCTCGATGACATTAACCGAGAAGATTCCGAAGACTAA
- the LOC106450434 gene encoding fasciclin-like arabinogalactan protein 18, translating into MDRCIYGRSAVSFFFFFLLLTASALPQTLEPGHHNITGSGQINSNSVLVALLDSRYTELAELVEKALLLQILEDAVGRHNITIFAPRNEALERDLDPDFKRFLLQPGNLKSLQTLLLSHIIPTRVGSTQWPEESSKRVKHVTLGPGQVLHLSKTKGNGNRLVNSAVITRPDDLTRPDGLIHGIERLLIPRSVQEDFNRRRNLRSISAVLPEGAPEIDPRTNRLKKSAAAAAAVPAGAPPVLPIQSAMAPGPSLAPAPAPGPGGPRHHFNGEAQVKDFIHTLLHYGGYNEMADILVNLTSLATEMGRLVSEGYVLTVLAPNDEAMAKLTTDQLSEPGAPEQIMYYHIIPEYQTEESMYNSVRRFGKVKYETLRFPHKVAAKEADGSVKFGSGDRSAYLFDPDIYTDGRISVQGIDGVLFPEEGEETVKKPSGSVKKVVQPRRGKLLEVACRMLGAIGKDSYISKC; encoded by the exons ATGGATCGTTGCATCTATGGTCGCTCCGCcgtatctttcttcttcttcttcctcctcctcactGCATCGGCTTTGCCGCAGACTCTCGAACCGGGTCACCACAACATAACCGGGTCCGGTCAAATAAACTCAAACTCAGTACTCGTAGCTCTCCTCGACTCACGCTACACCGAGCTCGCGGAGCTCGTCGAGAAAGCTCTCCTCCTCCAAATACTCGAAGACGCCGTCGGTCGTCACAATATTACCATTTTCGCCCCTCGCAACGAAGCCTTAGAGCGTGACCTTGACCCGGATTTCAAACGGTTCTTGCTCCAACCGGGTAACCTCAAATCCCTCCAGACGCTGCTCTTGTCACACATTATCCCCACTCGGGTCGGGTCAACCCAATGgcccgaagagagttcgaaacgTGTCAAACACGTCACGTTGGGACCCGGCCAAGTGCTGCATTTGAGCAAAACCAAAGGAAACGGGAATAGACTAGTGAACTCCGCCGTGATAACCCGACCCGATGATTTGACCCGACCCGACGGGTTGATCCACGGGATCGAACGGCTTTTAATCCCCCGCTCCGTCCAAGAAGATTTCAACCGGCGGAGAAACCTCCGATCAATCTCCGCCGTCTTACCCGAAGGAGCTCCGGAAATCGACCCGAGAACAAACCGTCTCAAGAAATCCGCCGCCGCAGCCGCCGCTGTTCCCGCCGGAGCCCCTCCCGTTCTCCCGATCCAATCCGCCATGGCTCCAGGTCCGTCGTTAGCTCCGGCGCCGGCGCCGGGACCCGGAGGTCCGCGTCACCATTTCAACGGCGAGGCTCAGGTCAAAGATTTCATCCACACATTGCTGCACTACGGCGGATACAACGAGATGGCGGATATTCTCGTGAACCTGACGTCGCTCGCGACGGAGATGGGTCGGTTGGTGTCGGAAGGCTACGTCCTCACCGTGTTAGCTCCCAACGACGAGGCTATGGCGAAGCTGACGACGGATCAGTTGAGTGAGCCCGGAGCTCCGGAACAGATAATGTATTACCACATAATACCGGAGTATCAGACGGAGGAGAGTATGTATAACTCGGTTAGGAGATTCGGGAAGGTGAAGTATGAAACGCTGCGTTTTCCTCATAAAGTTGCGGCGAAGGAAGCTGACGGTTCGGTTAAGTTCGGTTCGGGTGACCGGTCTGCTTACTTGTTTGATCCGGATATTTATACGGACGGTCGTATTTCGGTTCAGGGGATTGATGGTGTTTTGTTCCCTGAGGAGGGAGAGGAGACGGTTAAGAAACCGAGTGGTTCGGTTAAGAAAGTTGTTCAGCCAAGAAGAG GGAAGTTGCTGGAAGTAGCATGTAGAATGCTTGGAGCAATTGGCAAAGACTCATATATAAGCAAGTGCTGA
- the LOC106362800 gene encoding uncharacterized protein LOC106362800, which translates to MNGLWKKCMIVRVLGRNVAISAVNRKLRELWNPKGRMYVMDLPRQFFMVRFEREEEYLAALTGGPWRAFGSYLMVRAWSPEFDPLKDNIATTPVWIRLTNIPVNFYHRSILMGIAKGLGKPIRVDPTTLNFERARFARICVEVNLAKPLKGTVLINGDRYFVSYEGLTEICSKCGVYGHLVHGCPRTIAERMAISMTLTEVSAQVKQTTAQVPQPQDDGFIQARGSRRGAQALPRSSTGMTGKSSKGETDISNSEMKETKKIVLSNKYGSLDIDRKMGEVGDDVSPGEEDRESQKMNIKDNKGKGVLQEKGSIVFGGTTSVPSVSKWETKERWMGNKNTMEGARGKLKKINNRPVRGLIFGPTKGEINLSESGKRLRVENNNVGRQGGAFRDNMEKAKAVPKTPQLCDEELENPRDGSISEAEQRTSGTQTNLQEDGRVLSLA; encoded by the coding sequence ATGAATGGGTTGTGGAAGAAGTGTATGATTGTTAGGGTCTTGGGGAGAAACGTTGCGATCTCTGCAGTGAATAGGAAGTTACGGGAACTATGGAATCCGAAGGGGAGAATGTATGTGATGGATCTACCCAGGCAGTTCTTCATGGTTCGCTTTGAAAGGGAAGAGGAGTATCTGGCAGCATTGACAGGAGGACCATGGAGGGCCTTTGGTAGTTACCTCATGGTGCGAGCGTGGTCACCAGAGTTTGATCCattaaaagataacattgctACAACACCGGTTTGGATCAGATTAACGAATATCCCGGTAAATTtttaccatcgatcgattcttATGGGAATTGCTAAGGGTCTAGGTAAGCCAATTCGTGTGGATCCAACTACGTTGAACTTTGAAAGAGCGCGGTTCGCGAGAATTTGCGTTGAGGTTAATCTAGCAAAACCTTTGAAGGGGACCGTCCTAATAAATGGAGACAGGTACTTCGTTTCTTATGAGGGACTAACTGAGATTTGCTCCAAATGTGGGGTATACGGGCATTTAGTGCATGGATGTCCAAGAACGATTGCGGAACGAATGGCCATTTCAATGACTTTAACGGAGGTGTCAGCACAAGTTAAACAAACGACCGCTCAAGTCCCACAACCGCAGGATGATGGCTTTATTCAAGCACGAGGATCGAGAAGAGGAGCACAAGCGTTGCCTCGGTCGTCTACTGGCATGACAGGAAAAAGTTCGAAAGGAGAGACTGACATATCCAATAGTGAGATGAAAGAAACTAAGAAGATTGTGTTATCGAACAAGTATGGAAGCCTTGATATAGACAGAAAAATGGGGGAAGTAGGAGATGATGTTAGCCCGGGTGAGGAGGATAGGGAGAGTCAGAAGATGAATATCAAGGATAATAAGGGTAAGGGAGTCTTGCAAGAGAAGGGAAGCATTGTTTTTGGCGGGACTACAAGTGTACCATCTGTTTCGAAGTGGGAGACTAAGGAGAGATGGATGGGCAATAAAAATACGATGGAGGGAGCAAGAGGCAAGTTGAAGAAGATTAACAACAGACCGGTAAGAGGTTTGATCTTTGGGCCAACGAAGGGGGAAATAAACCTATCAGAGTCTGGGAAAAGACTGAGAGTAGAAAATAACAATGTAGGGAGACAAGGTGGAGCATTCAGAGATAACATGGAGAAAGCTAAGGCTGTGCCTAAGACCCCTCAGTTGTGTGATGAGGAATTGGAGAATCCAAGGGATGGTAGTATCAGCGAAGCAGAGCAGCGAACATCTGGTACACAGACGAACCTACAGGAAGATGGGAGAGTGTTATCTCTCGCATAA
- the LOC106450415 gene encoding ras-related protein RABD1, translating to MSTEYDYLFKLLLIGDSSVGKSCLLLRFADDAYIDSYISTIGVDFKIRTIELDGKTVKLQIWDTAGQERFRTITSSYYRGAHGIIIVYDCTEMESFNNVKQWLSEIDRYANDSVCKLLIGNKNDMVESKVVSTETGKVSSQPLLVVSSCNFVFQL from the exons ATGAGCACCGAGTA CGATTATCTGTTCAAGCTTTTGTTGATCGGTGACTCGTCTGTTGGAAAATCATGCCTCCTTCTCCGATTCGCC gaTGATGCTTACATTGACAGTTACATTAGTACCATTGGTGTTGACTTC AAAATTAGGACTATTGAGCTGGATGGGAAGACCGTTAAGCTGCAAATC TGGGATACTGCTGGGCAAGAACGTTTCAGGACCATCACTAGCAGCTACTACAGAGGAGCTCATGGAATCATT ATTGTGTACGACTGTACTGAGATGGAGAGCTTCAACAACGTGAAGCAGTGGTTGAGTGAGATCGACAGATATGCTAATGACAGTGTTTGCAAGCTTCTTATCGGTAACAAGAATGATATGGTTGAGAGTAAAGTTGTTTCCACCGAAACTGGAAAGGTTAGCTCTCAACCACTGTTAGTAGTTTCCTCTTGCAATTTTGTATTCCAGTTATGA